From the Budorcas taxicolor isolate Tak-1 chromosome 1, Takin1.1, whole genome shotgun sequence genome, one window contains:
- the CRYAA gene encoding alpha-crystallin A chain has translation MDIAIQHPWFKRTLGPFYPSRLFDQFFGEGLFEYDLLPFLSSTISPYYRQSLFRTVLDSGISEVRSDRDKFVIFLDVKHFSPEDLTVKVQEDFVEIHGKHNERQDDHGYISREFHRRYRLPSNVDQSALSCSLSADGMLTFSGPKVPSGVDAGHSERAIPVSREEKPSSAPSS, from the exons ATGGATATCGCCATTCAGCACCCCTGGTTCAAACGCACCCTGGGCCCCTTCTACCCCAGCCGGCTGTTCGACCAGTTCTTCGGCGAGGGCCTCTTCGAGTACGACCTGCTGCCcttcctgtcctccaccatcaGCCCCTATTACCGCCAGTCCCTCTTCCGCACCGTGCTGGACTCCGGCATCTCTGAG GTCCGATCCGACCGGGACAAGTTTGTCATCTTCCTGGATGTGAAGCACTTCTCTCCCGAAGACCTGACGGTGAAGGTGCAGGAGGACTTCGTGGAGATCCATGGCAAGCACAACGAGCGGCAG gatGACCATGGCTACATCTCCCGCGAGTTCCACCGCCGCTACCGCCTGCCTTCCAACGTGGACCAGTCCGCACTCTCTTGCTCCCTGTCCGCGGACGGCATGCTGACCTTCTCTGGCCCCAAGGTCCCATCTGGCGTGGACGCCGGCCACAGCGAGCGGGCCATCCCCGTGTCCCGGGAGGAGAAGCCCAGCTCTGCGCCCTCATCCTAA